The Chloroherpetonaceae bacterium DNA segment AGAATATTGAGCAAATATTTTGCGGGAACAACGGTGGTGACGGCTTGCAAGATGGTGGGCATATTTTCGATTGGGATTAAGAATCCTGAAAGCAACTGTGTGGGCAAGAGTGTGGTAAACACGCCAATAAAAAATGCAGCCTCTTGCGATTCAGCAATGGTTGAAATGAATAGCCCCATTGCAAGTCCGCCAAAGATGAAGAGTAGTAAAGAGAGTGTGAGCATCACAAGATTTCCGCTAAGCGGAACGTCAAACACAATCCATCCGGTAACCACAACAAACGCCGCAAGCCCACACCCGATAAAGAAGTATGGGATTATTTTACCCAGTATAAATTCGCGGCTTTGAACCGGCGAGACCATTATTTGCTCAATGGTGCCCAATTCTTTTTCACGGACAATGGAAAGCGCGGTTGAAAGAACGGTAGAGACTATGAGCACAAACCCCATCAACCCGGGGATGAGATATTTAGAACTTTTGAGTTCGGGGTTAAACCAATAGCGCGGGCGGTAATCGATTACTGTGGGCGAGTTTTGGCCATATCGCGCAAGCTGCTCAAGCTGAACCGAGGAAGAAAAGGATTGAACAAACTGTGCAGCATACCCTAAGGCACCACTTGCGGTGTTGGCATTGTCGCCACTTACGAGGGCCTGAACTGCGATCGTTTCCCCCGCATCAAGCCGAGCAGAAAATCGTGGAGGAATGATGATGACCATATTTGCGCGAGCGGTTTCAAGAAGATTACCTGCTTCAACTTCATTGGAAAATTCCCCATTTCTCCCGCCTGCGGAAATAAAATGTGGGTCGTTCAAAAAGGCTTGTTTTAATGCGCGAGAGCGGGGCGATTGATCGAAGTCGACAAACGCAATTTGAATGCCCGTGATATCAAGTGAGATCGCGAAGCCGAAGACAAACATCATAAAAACGGGTACGAAGATGAGCAATCCAAGCGAGCGTTTATCGCGCCTGATTTGGTAAAACTCTTTGCGCGCGATGGCGTAGATTCTATTCCACATTCAGTTGTTATATTAATGATATCGTAAAAGTCAACCAGACCTATTCGCATGACACAAGTCGAAAAAAAGGAGTTAATATCGGCATTAAAAGAAGTTTTAATTGAGAATAAACCTCTCTTAAAAGAACTTCTAAAGGAAATCATTGACGAAAATCATCGTCATATAAGTGAATCGCGAGATGAAAAAGTGAATCGTTTGATTCAAGAACATTTGGTGCGTTACGAAGAAGTTTGGAAAGCGTTAGCCTGATGGAATATCTCATTAAAAACGATATTATCGCGATTAATCAATTGATGATTGAGAAATTCGGTGGTAACTATGTTCCTCCTGAAAATCTGCTTAAACCTGCAGCATTAGATTATTTGATTGAAATTGTTAATGCTGAAGTTTTCGGAACACGCCTTTACCCTGAAATTCACCACATTGCCGGTGTATATTTTTTCAACATTATTGATGGTCACATTTTTCAAGACGGAAACAAACGAACCGGTTTAGAAGCTTCTTTACTTTTTTTGAAGCTGAATGATTACGAACTTCATGCTTCGAATCAAGAGTTGATTGATTTTGCGACTGATGTCGGTTCAGGTAAAGAAACCCTTGAGACTGTTCAGGCGTGGATAAAATCCCGTCTTGTCAAATCTTCTAATTGATTTCTTTATTTTTACTCCCCTCTCGTCTTGTTTCATTTTCAATCAAATGAATAAATACATCTTCGAGTGTTGGTGATATCGGTTCTATTCGACTCCACGCCACGCCTGCTTTTGCCAACGCCGTTGCTGCAAATGATTTCCCTTCCGCCACGGAATTGACACTCAAGTGAATAAAATTTCCAAAAAGCGATGAGGAATGAACCCACGGCTCTTTTGAGAGTATTGCAATCGATTCCGCCGGTGCACTTGTTTCAAGTTCAAGAATTGGGTTTTGAATCACATTTCTTTTCAATTGAGAGGGAGAACCTTCAGCAATGAGTTTCCCGTAATAGATGAATCCGATTTTTGTACAGTACTCTGCTTCATCCAAGAAATGCGTGGTTACAAAAACCGTCATTCCACTGTCTGCAAGGCGATTGATAAGTTCCCAGAATCGCCGACGGCTGATGGGGTCAACGCCGCCGGTGGGTTCATCCAAAAACACAATTTTTGGGTTGTGTAAAATGGCGGCTGCAAGCGCAAGGCGTTGCCGCATTCCGCCCGGAAGTTCGCGCGGGAAGCGTTTCAAAAGTCCTTCAAGCCCGGCCGATTCAATCACTATTTTTTTTCTTTCCTTGTGAAATGATTCTTCAAGCGAATAAATGCCGCCAAAAAAATCAAGATTTTGTTCTACGCTAAGATGTTCATAGAGCGAAAATCGCTGCGCCATATACCCAATGCTTTGCCGCACTTTTTCGGGTTCGCTAACAATATCAACCCCGCCCACAAACCCTTTTCCGCCGGAGGGCGAAAGCAGCCCGCAGAGGATTCGAATTAAGGTGGATTTGCCCGAGCCATTTGGACCTAAGAACCCATAAATGCTTCCTGCCTCAACACTTAAAGTCACATGATCGACTGCTGTAAATTTCCCAAAAGTTTTCGTGAGCAATTCTGTATCGATGGCATTCATTGTTCGCTCTCCTTTCTTTCCGCACCCTTTGCTTCAGCGTTCATTTTTTCAGAGACTTTGACAAGTTGAATAAAGATGTGTTCCAAACTGCTTTTCTTTTTTCGACAGTGTTCGGGCGCGATTCCCACTGCCGCAAATGTTTCTTGAATCAATTGAAGAGCGTCTTGTTCGCTTAGCGTGTGAAAGATGAATTCTATTCGCTCACCAAACACCACGCTATCGGAAAGGGCTGCTTGAAACCTTGGAACGGTTTTCAGTTTCTCGGATGTGGCTCTTGGGTTTTGGAGAATGACTTCAAAAGTGGTTTCTCCATACTTTTCCTGAAGTTCAGTAGCCGTTCCTGAGGCGATTAATTCACCTTGATTCAACATTGAGATGCGGCTGCATCGCTCGGCCTCGTCGAGATACGGTGTTGAGACGAGAATCGTGACGCCGCTTTTCAGAAGATTTGAAAGCAATGCCCAAAAATCTCGGCGGGTTACCGGGTCAACGCCGGTGGTGGGTTCATCCAAGAAAATGATTTCAGGCGTGTGAATTAAGGTGCAGGCAAGAGCGAGCTTCTGCTTCATTCCACCTGAGAGTGCGCCGGCAAGCCGCTCGCGAAAGTGCAAAAGTCGTGTGAATTCGAGAAGTGAATCTCTGCGCTCTCGATAGTTTTTCACTTGATGGATTTCGGCGAAGAATGCGATGTTTTCGTCGATGGAAAGATCTTGATAAAGCGAAAACCGTTGTGAGAGATATCCAATTTTTGATTTGAGTTCTTCTGAACCTGAATCCACTCCAAGAACGGTGAGTTTGCCGTTATCGGGTTTTTGAATTCCGCAGAGCATCCGAATGAGGGTTGTTTTTCCTGCGCCGTCAGGCCCAAGCAAGGCGTGCATCTCTCCTTTTTTTACAGAGAGTGAGATCGCTTTCAGAGCGGTGATTGCCCCAAACGATTTCGTAACGGAATTTATTTCAATCGCATTTACCATCGCTCACGATTCTGCCTTTACTTGATGTGAAGCGTTGCTTCGGCTGTAAGACCGGCTTTCAGGTCTCCGGAGAGATTCTCTGCTTCGAGCCATATTTCAAACACCTGCCGAACACGATCTTCTTTGGTTTGCACATTTTTTGGAGTGAATTCCGCTTTTGGTGAAATGTAGCTCACCCGCGCCGTGTAGGTTTTTCCATCGTCTGCATCGGTTTTAAGTGTGGCTGAATCGCCTAAGTGAATTCGTGGCAAATCGGGTTCAGGGACGAATATTTTCAGTTTTATCTTTTTTGTTTCAGCAATGCGAAAGAGTGTTGCGGATTGAAGTGCCACTTCGCCTTGCTCGATACTTTTCGCTGTAATGACGCCCGAGAGCGGGGCACGAACGATACAGTCGGAGACTTTCTTTTCTGCCGCTTGCCACATCGCTTCTGCTTGTTCTAACCGTGCTTTTGCGGCTTCAAGCTCTTCGAGTCGTGCGCCGTTTCGAACTTTTTCAAAATTGGCTTTTGCGCTGCTAAACTGAGTCGAGGCCGATTCGACGCGCGCTTTCGCATCGGTATAGATTTTTTCGGAGACGCCGCCTGTGCGGTAAAGCGGTTCAAGTCGCTGAAAATCGGATGTGGCATTTTGCAGTGTAACGGAAGCATTTTGTAAAGATTCCTTTGCAATCTCAAAGTCTTCGGCTCTTGCACCGCGGCGAAGCAATCGGTATTGGGCAGAAGCAAGGTCGAACCCTGCTTTCGCTTGCGCCGCTTGAAAACGGTAATCGGTGTCATCGATAAAAAGAAGTGTATCACCGTGCGATACGATTTTCCCTTCTTCGGCAAGTACCGAGCGCACTTGTCCTGAAACCAACGCACTCACGCGCACTTCGGTGGATTCTATAATTCCCGTTGCTTCAACGACATCGCTTTTTTGTTTCCCACACGACATCATGAGCAGCATTATCGCGATTGCACTTGTTCCAATTCGATTCCGAAACGAGCTATTGAAGAATATGCTATAATGGCGAAACCACTTGTTGCCAAAGTGTGCACCGATTTTGTAACGATTCGGGTTCATTAATTTTATCAATTAATTGGTAAATTTAGCCTTCGTCATCTAACTTTCTCTGTTTTCAATTTTAACAAATTTTATTTCTATTCATCCAATTTTGTTTTTTCCTTCTGAGTTATTGTGAGACCGTTTTTTTCAACATTAAATTTTCAATCTTTCAAAAAAATCACTCTAAAACCACACTATAATGTTTTTTTCAAGCCCTTTTTCTAACCCTGCTTTCCTAAATCAAGTTTTTTTAGGGCTATGCTACTTTTCTCATTTATTATTTGACTGAATTTCTATCAAAAATTCGAATAGTGTGTTCAAACGATTAATTTATTTTTTTTTCCTTCTTTCGATTGTTCCTCCCTTTTATTCATGTGCGGGGGCTCGTCTATCCAGTCACTTCGTTTCGAGTGAAAATCCATTTGGAAAATCTGATTCTTTAGAACATCATGCGGTGAAACGCGAACTTCGCGGGGTTTGGATTGCCACGGCATTCGGCATCGATTGGCCAAAAACGACTAACAGCGCACTTCAACGCGCCTCGCTCGATTCTCTTTTTCGAGAAATCAAGCGAAAGAAATTCAATGCCGTTTTCTTTCAAGTTCGTGTTCGTGCCGATGTCCTCTACCCCAATCGCTTTGAGCCAATTCATGAATATCTTACAGGCACTTTTGGTAAAGAACCCGACTACGACCCAGTGGCCTTTGCGATTGACTGCGCCAAAAGACACGGGCTTCAATTTCATGCGTGGTTTAATACGCTTATCGTTCGCGGGAAAAATTTTTCGAAAGTCTCACAAGGCGTGCCCTATATCTGGCAAACGCATCCGGAGTGGATTGACCCGCGAGCGTCGAAGAATCCCGACTGGCGCGATGTGTGGCTGAACCCCACACTTCCCGAAGTGCAAGCATATCTGAAAACGCTCATCGCCGATTTCGCCCACCGCTATTCGCCCGATGGCATTCAATTGGATGACTACCTTCGCTACCCTTCCAAAGATTTTCCTGATTCGCTCGCCTTTGCCACACAAAACCCCGCGAAACTGCCGCTGCCCGATTTCAGACGCGACATCATCAATCGAATCGTTGCTGAAATTGCGGATACACTTGTGAAGATAAAACCTCATCTTCAATTCGGTGTGACACCGATTGGCGTTTATCGCCGCGTGGATTCAGAGCCGGCTATGGAAAGCAAAACCGAAGTGTATCAAGATTCGAGGGAGTGGACGAAGCGCCGCTACTGCGATTACCTTGCGCCACAGATTTATTTTCATCTTGGCCCTACAACCAAAGCCGAACGCGAAAAGAAACAGTTCAATCCGGCATTTGAAAAGCTGGTGAACGATTGGGCGGAAAATAAAAATTACCGTCATTTGTATGTTGGGCTTGGCACTTATAAGCCAGCCGTGAAAGCCGAGTGGCGTGCGCAAGTGAATGTCGTTCGGAATTCGGGTGCAGAGGGATTTATCTTTTACCCGTATTCAAGCATTGCAGAACTCGATTCACTTTTTGATTCGGAAGCCTTACCGCCGTCAATGCCGTGGAAATCAGACACCATTCCGCCTACACCAATTGTAATTAGCATCATGAAACAGGATTCCCTTGTGGTGGTTTCGCTTCAAATTTCAAACGCAGAAGAAGCCAAAATTCGCGGGGTGAATTTATACCACATCACGCCTGTTGGGCTTGATTCCGGTGAGATGAATCGTGACGATGCACAGCGACCGAGAGAGCGACTTTTGCTCTCACTCTTGCCACTTCAAAACGGGATGATTCGGGTTCGAGGGTTGCAAAGCGGGGAATCTCTGCGGATTCGGGTGATGGATTGGTATGGCAATGAAAGTAAAGGGAGTGAAATCCTTGTTGTGCCGTAACGAAATGCACGACTGCTTTCTTCACGAAGGAAAGCTTTCAAGTGTGATAGACACATTTTCTGAATCAGTATAATAGTTCAGTTTTTCTATACCAATGATATGCCCTTCTTTATCCTTCATCAAGATTGTATCATCATCGGTTTCATCGCAAGAATATTCTACAGCGGGATCACCAAACCAAACGGTGAGCGTGTTCCCTTCTTTGTCATGAATCACTTTGAGCTTTTTCATAAATAATATTTGTCTTTCCATAAATTCTTGTAGAACTACTTGACAAACTTATATCCCTTTGTCGGTACTTTCAGGAAATGATTGGGTTCGGCAGGCGTGACTTCAAATTTCTTTCGAAGTGCGAGCACATAGTTATCGACCGTTCGCGTATCCGGAAAAACATGATAGCCCCACACTTCGCCCAAAAGATCTTCTCGAGTGACTACTTTTCCTTCATTCAAAATAAAGTGCCTTAGCACCTCAAATTCCTTAACGGAAAGGCGAATGGGTTTTCCATTTTCGAGCACTTCTTCTTTATCAAAATCAACTTCAAACTTTGAAAACTGAAAGCGCTTTGCAGCAGCGGGAATCGGTTTCTTTTGCGGTTCGGTTCTGCGCAAAACGGCTTTCAATCGGGCGGCGAGTTCGCGCATGCTGAATGGTTTCGCCACGAAATCATCGGCTCCGATTTCAAGCCCTACCACACGGTCGGTTTCCTCGGCTCGGCTGGTGAGCATAATGATGGGCGTATCGATGCCGTTGAGCCGAAGGTCGCGGCAAATTTCGGTGCCATTTTTTCCGGGAAGCATTAAATCGAGCAGGATGGCGTCGTGCTTATTTTGAAGGGCTGTGGCATAGCCTTTGGTACCATCGGCGATGTGCGTAACTGCAAAACCTTCGGCTTCAAGCCCTGCTTTGATTCCTAAGGCAAGCGCGGCGTCATCTTCGATGGAGAGAATTTTTTTCATGTGGTTCAGCGGTTTTGGGAAATTAGAATTTTCGCACATGAATTGCGAATTGAATGAGCGAAATCTTAGAACTTCCGCACACCAGAGATTTCCCAACTTTCTTCAAACCGCTTTGCTCCGTTCGAAATGACAGAAAAATGAAATGGGAAACGAGGTGGTTAAGCCTGCCGAAACCACCGAACTTTGGATGTTGTCATTCCGACAAGCGAAGCGCGTTCGGAATCAGTAAGCCTATTATTTGCAATTGTCATTTCGAACGCAGCGAGAAATCTCAGACTTTCCACTCACACCAATCATAGGCATGTCATACCGACTTGTTCGGTATCCGACATGCCCAACATTAGCGAGGTGGCCACGGCCTGTCGAAACCACAGAGTTTTGGATGTTGTCATTCCGACAAGCGAAGCGCGTTCGGAATCCCGCACGCCACAAAACCCCGTCTGAATCAGGATATTCAGGATTCAAGGATGAATAGGATTAATCCACCAAAACGTGGTTGTTGAGCCTATCGAAACCACCGTGTTTTGCGCCACTGACATACACGCTGTCATTCCAGCTTGTCCGGAAACTGAGAAGCCCAACATTGCGATGGTTGAGCTTGTCGAAACCGCCGTACGAAGCTACGGTTTCACGCAAAGCCGCAAAGGCGCAGAAAACCGCTGTGGACTTTGAGGCATTCTCCGTGACCTTTGTGTTTCGAAATAAAAAAACGCCGTCATTCCGGTGTTTAAGGATGTTCGTCAAGCACGCAGGGGAATCTGTGAGCCTTTCATTGGAAAATCTTTATCAAGAAAATGAAAACAATGCTATAGATTTTTCAGAAAAGTAATGTAAATTTTAAAGTGAGTTAAAAAAAACCAACTCAACCCAAGCAAATGTACACCGACCTCATGACGATCATCTTGTGTGAATTCTTCATTATTGCGTTATGTATTCCACTGTATTTTGGGAAAATCCCGATGAATTACCTGTATGGGGTAAGATTTGAAGAATCTTTTATATCGGAGGAAAATTGGTATCAAATAAACCGTTATGGGGCTGAGGTAATGATGCGGTTCATTGTGCCTGTAATAATAATAAGTAGTGCGTGTTTGTTTTTAGAGATAAGAAATAAAATTAACCAAGCGTTTGTGATAATCGGAATTGTTGTATTGATGGTAACAGCATTATTAAGTGCAGCGTGGTTTACAAAAAAGTATGCAAAGTCATTGGATAAAAAATAAAAGAGTAGATAGAAATATTCGAAATTCCAATGAGGCTCAAGCCGTGAGGCTGAAAAAGAAATCGGAACGCAAACGTCCGACGCATAGTGCAAAGAAGGCATAAACGTTCATTGTTCTAAACAACATAAAAATAAAAAAAAACCGCCGAGTTGTGGCGGTGTTTTATTAAAGCAGCTATTGAATTTACACCTTATACCCCCTGTTTGAAATTGCAAAACAGAGAAGACACTGATAATTCACTTATTTCATAAAGAAAAAAAAATATTGTCTTGCTTAAATATTAAGGGCTTCCTTTAATTAAGATTTCAATGAATTGATCAATATTCTCTTTTTCATCCTCAAAATATGAAGAAAAGACTATCTCTGATAATGTTGTTCGCGGTTGGTTTATTTTTTTCTGCGGGTTGTAATTCGTTTTATACTTCTAACAAAAATGTGCCCGAAACAATACAAGTAAACAAAGAAGACTCAGTAAATGTCATTGTTTCAAAAAATGAAGTCCTCCCATTGTATAGAGAATCGATAAATCTTAATGTTTATTCAGGTGCAACAACCAATGATTATGGCATAGGTTTTGGTGCAAGAGCCAATTATTTCTCACCATTCCGTGTCACATTTGGATTTTCATATACATTGTTTATCAATGCCTATGCTCTCTTAACCGCAAATTCTATCAGTCAACCTTCTATTGAACTCGGTTATGCAATTCCCAGTGCACCCTTTGTTGTAAGGCCTTATATGATGGTAGGTAGTTCAAGAATTAATTTAGAAGTACTACTATTCAATCTAAACGAGCACCCCGATAGATTTCAATCGTATCGAACATTGACGCCGGGTATTGAATTGATAGTGCCTATTTTCGATAGTGAAGGACAATTCTCATTCGATATTCGCTACAATTACATCCCAGAATTACCAACATTTAGGGCTTTCATTTTTTTGTTTAATGTTGGCGTAAGTCTTTAATAAAAGAAATTCGGCATGTAAGATTTCAAAAGCGATTAGTAGCGAAAGGAAGTCGAGAGATAAGAAATAAAGAAATTGCCGTGTCCTTACGTTCTTGCTTTGCGACCTTTGTGTTTGCAATTCCAAAACACGGAGCCCGCGGAGAAAGTCCACAAAGAGCACAATGGATTACTGCGCCTTCGCGCCTTTGCGAGAAACCGTGGTTTCAAGAGGATCGCCCACCCCGAATGAAAGGCTTACAGATTCCCGACGCGTCACTTCGTGACTTGCGGGAATGACATGCTGAAGGTGAGTGGTTCACGATACGGTGGTTTCGACAAGCCGTGGCCACCTTATTGTTGGGCTTGGGGAGAATCGGAGATTTCTCGCTGCGCTCGAAATGACAATTGCAAATGATAGGCTTACAGATTCCGGTCAAGTCGGAATAACAGAATGAAGGGGGTCATTTCGACAGGCTCAATGACCCCCTTCACAATACGGCGGTTTCGACACTTCGGCAGGCTCAGTGCGGCACAGGCTAAACCACCGCGAGTGTAAGGCTCTCAGATTCCGAACAAGTCGGAATGACATAAAGGATATGATTCACTCAACACTGATAACTCAACACTGATAACTCATAATTGAATACTCATCTCCCTACGGCTTCGGCAACACGGAAACTTTGATATGTGAAGCTGCCTTGGTATTTCTGAAAATTCGCTGTGAGGCTTTTTGAAAATCGGAATCATTGCAGCGGTATATATCCACAAACTTTTGCGGGTTACGGTCCACAAGCGGAAACATTGAGTGTTGCACTTGAATCATGATTTTGTGCCCCTTCTTAAAAGTATGCACCACATCCATTAGCGGAAGGGCAATGGTTTCTTGCTTATTGGGTGTCATTGCTTCAGGCCTTTCAAAACTTTTGCGATAGCGGCCACGCATCACTTCCCACCGAACGAGCATTTGATAGCCGCCAAGCCTGACGGGTGCAGGAAAGGCTCTTCGGGCGGAGGGTTTGCCGCTGAATTCATCGCGCGCGGAGTCGGGGAAAACATCAATCAGCTTCACAACATAATCGGCATCGGTACCCGTAGTCGA contains these protein-coding regions:
- a CDS encoding family 10 glycosylhydrolase, producing MFKRLIYFFFLLSIVPPFYSCAGARLSSHFVSSENPFGKSDSLEHHAVKRELRGVWIATAFGIDWPKTTNSALQRASLDSLFREIKRKKFNAVFFQVRVRADVLYPNRFEPIHEYLTGTFGKEPDYDPVAFAIDCAKRHGLQFHAWFNTLIVRGKNFSKVSQGVPYIWQTHPEWIDPRASKNPDWRDVWLNPTLPEVQAYLKTLIADFAHRYSPDGIQLDDYLRYPSKDFPDSLAFATQNPAKLPLPDFRRDIINRIVAEIADTLVKIKPHLQFGVTPIGVYRRVDSEPAMESKTEVYQDSREWTKRRYCDYLAPQIYFHLGPTTKAEREKKQFNPAFEKLVNDWAENKNYRHLYVGLGTYKPAVKAEWRAQVNVVRNSGAEGFIFYPYSSIAELDSLFDSEALPPSMPWKSDTIPPTPIVISIMKQDSLVVVSLQISNAEEAKIRGVNLYHITPVGLDSGEMNRDDAQRPRERLLLSLLPLQNGMIRVRGLQSGESLRIRVMDWYGNESKGSEILVVP
- a CDS encoding DUF2283 domain-containing protein — translated: MKKLKVIHDKEGNTLTVWFGDPAVEYSCDETDDDTILMKDKEGHIIGIEKLNYYTDSENVSITLESFPS
- a CDS encoding type II toxin-antitoxin system death-on-curing family toxin, with protein sequence MEYLIKNDIIAINQLMIEKFGGNYVPPENLLKPAALDYLIEIVNAEVFGTRLYPEIHHIAGVYFFNIIDGHIFQDGNKRTGLEASLLFLKLNDYELHASNQELIDFATDVGSGKETLETVQAWIKSRLVKSSN
- a CDS encoding efflux RND transporter periplasmic adaptor subunit, with translation MNPNRYKIGAHFGNKWFRHYSIFFNSSFRNRIGTSAIAIMLLMMSCGKQKSDVVEATGIIESTEVRVSALVSGQVRSVLAEEGKIVSHGDTLLFIDDTDYRFQAAQAKAGFDLASAQYRLLRRGARAEDFEIAKESLQNASVTLQNATSDFQRLEPLYRTGGVSEKIYTDAKARVESASTQFSSAKANFEKVRNGARLEELEAAKARLEQAEAMWQAAEKKVSDCIVRAPLSGVITAKSIEQGEVALQSATLFRIAETKKIKLKIFVPEPDLPRIHLGDSATLKTDADDGKTYTARVSYISPKAEFTPKNVQTKEDRVRQVFEIWLEAENLSGDLKAGLTAEATLHIK
- a CDS encoding response regulator transcription factor; this translates as MKKILSIEDDAALALGIKAGLEAEGFAVTHIADGTKGYATALQNKHDAILLDLMLPGKNGTEICRDLRLNGIDTPIIMLTSRAEETDRVVGLEIGADDFVAKPFSMRELAARLKAVLRRTEPQKKPIPAAAKRFQFSKFEVDFDKEEVLENGKPIRLSVKEFEVLRHFILNEGKVVTREDLLGEVWGYHVFPDTRTVDNYVLALRKKFEVTPAEPNHFLKVPTKGYKFVK
- a CDS encoding ABC transporter ATP-binding protein, which codes for MVNAIEINSVTKSFGAITALKAISLSVKKGEMHALLGPDGAGKTTLIRMLCGIQKPDNGKLTVLGVDSGSEELKSKIGYLSQRFSLYQDLSIDENIAFFAEIHQVKNYRERRDSLLEFTRLLHFRERLAGALSGGMKQKLALACTLIHTPEIIFLDEPTTGVDPVTRRDFWALLSNLLKSGVTILVSTPYLDEAERCSRISMLNQGELIASGTATELQEKYGETTFEVILQNPRATSEKLKTVPRFQAALSDSVVFGERIEFIFHTLSEQDALQLIQETFAAVGIAPEHCRKKKSSLEHIFIQLVKVSEKMNAEAKGAERKESEQ
- a CDS encoding ABC transporter permease, translated to MWNRIYAIARKEFYQIRRDKRSLGLLIFVPVFMMFVFGFAISLDITGIQIAFVDFDQSPRSRALKQAFLNDPHFISAGGRNGEFSNEVEAGNLLETARANMVIIIPPRFSARLDAGETIAVQALVSGDNANTASGALGYAAQFVQSFSSSVQLEQLARYGQNSPTVIDYRPRYWFNPELKSSKYLIPGLMGFVLIVSTVLSTALSIVREKELGTIEQIMVSPVQSREFILGKIIPYFFIGCGLAAFVVVTGWIVFDVPLSGNLVMLTLSLLLFIFGGLAMGLFISTIAESQEAAFFIGVFTTLLPTQLLSGFLIPIENMPTILQAVTTVVPAKYLLNILRAILLKEAPISTYISSFAALAIFAVLTSTVASLRLKKSF
- a CDS encoding ABC transporter ATP-binding protein; its protein translation is MNAIDTELLTKTFGKFTAVDHVTLSVEAGSIYGFLGPNGSGKSTLIRILCGLLSPSGGKGFVGGVDIVSEPEKVRQSIGYMAQRFSLYEHLSVEQNLDFFGGIYSLEESFHKERKKIVIESAGLEGLLKRFPRELPGGMRQRLALAAAILHNPKIVFLDEPTGGVDPISRRRFWELINRLADSGMTVFVTTHFLDEAEYCTKIGFIYYGKLIAEGSPSQLKRNVIQNPILELETSAPAESIAILSKEPWVHSSSLFGNFIHLSVNSVAEGKSFAATALAKAGVAWSRIEPISPTLEDVFIHLIENETRREGSKNKEIN